A single window of Aquarana catesbeiana isolate 2022-GZ linkage group LG10, ASM4218655v1, whole genome shotgun sequence DNA harbors:
- the PRDM2 gene encoding PR domain zinc finger protein 2 (The sequence of the model RefSeq protein was modified relative to this genomic sequence to represent the inferred CDS: added 11 bases not found in genome assembly), with protein MWEVYYPNLGWMCVDATDPHKGNWLRYINWARSAKEQNLCPLEINRTIYYKTLKPIEPGEELLVWYNGEDNPEIAAALEEERAASQRSKRGSPKSRRGRRRSLHGKKKLSPNKAEKTSASGVGSAEMKDSSDALNEDDTKTLASPVLSLEQTAVIQEMVNQNVLPENISIPALELLTLPDNQGVEDATAELELADELRRDGSERDSINQEEESAELLDDLRSTSDETPEGSPKKKPLKASKPKGDVNGEPSEGFMFPCQHCERKFTTKQGLERHMHIHISTVNHAFKCRYCGKAFGTQINRRRHERRHEAGPKRKTLMVSSSGELGQSHKHIIDSLKSSEEYSSSRLQCKMTDSDRETSHSVLSEENGESSRELHPCKYCKKVFGTHTNVRRHQRRVHERHLIPKGVRRKGHLLEDPLLQAEQSPQVENIYVASTEVEDEGEADDVYIMDITNNISENLTYYIDGKIPSSSTGTSCDVIEVEASTTEVLGINCLLTPIKVEVSQSLRPLQTATDNPNPASDSSCSAILEPKKRRTVSPPLLSKIKTEVDLEAVTPSCSLSIPLSVSVGDNLPFQKEKNFYLSSKLKQLLQTQESSKSPVSPSLLSEIPKLSPAVSSMPTGPNRFKRRTASPPSSPQHSPALKEFVKQEGKTSFSEGLGPKIPKLESHNSSPAWSLSGKDERESLSPCCEDLKVNKEWTSNISFGNVCNQQPLDLSSGVKQKCEGKGHSQVPWESVLDLSIGRKPVCDAEGKEYKGSNLCIGVKKKKPTTCMLKKVLLNEYDGLEVPGEAASPPDAVLLTCRTDERRPLPELVAGSGGDVALSLEDASLTPAESTCTPVCQSPPVLTPSEAPSHSPSPQFVTDTTYPPPLLATNAPSLPDSSCSVPPTPSCPSPLSASTQSPLPVLSRTASPSQSLSPNTDDPSGCASPGPPTLSSSSSSSSSSSSCAASSSSSSTCSSPPPLSVVSSIVSPSLNSESSTMVFVKQEKLEDEAASKDSFQSGQHDSEGFNKIFVCNVCESPFVSMKELAKHLVVHAEEWPYKCEFCVQLFRDASHLTEHRSVLHGVGKIFVCSLCKKEFAFLCNLQQHQQDLHADKEYSHHELESGSLRPQNFTDPTKATLLQNQRMDEEPMTPEDDGELNDSSEELYTTIKVMASGEKSKDPDVRMGLNQHYPSFKPPPFQYHSKNPLAIGTTATNFTTHNIPQTFSTAIRCTKCGKGVDNLPELHKHILVCASASDKKRYTPKKNPIPLKQTVMPKNGVGVVVLEPAEKSSFRRMGQPKKLNFTLEISKMSSGKLKLSALKRKNQLIHKAILQKNKKAKQKSSLRFGMSGSSHVCPYCNREFTYIKSLDKHASFSCPKKPPSPSTKKQSPKPHKKASYAKKHKASITRRTADTEIQMQATEAHLGKTRARSVAPVPPIQLPTIPIKTKQSVKAAPQAKSKKQNLPIVRNSSPVRISKSQAAHDGKKTKKTPLQILPPAFGKAARKLHLKMQKNKLQTKQMAKKKKMDKFSGKSRERTGGPRTRSSTDFSDRRDDGKQDSRSLY; from the exons CCAATCGAGCCGGGCGAGGAGCTGCTGGTCTGGTACAATGGAGAAGACAACCCGGAGATAGCAGCTGCTCTGGAGGAAGAGAGGGCTGCCAGCCAACGCAGCAAGAGGGGCTCCCCCAAATCC GAGGAGGTCCCTTCATGGTAAGAAGAAGTTGAGTCCCAATAAAGCAGAGAAGACGAGCGCCTCCGGAGTTGGTTCAGCCGAGATGAAGGATTCCTCAGATG CTCTCAATGAAGATGATACCAAGACTCTGGCTTCCCCGGTCCTGTCTCTAGAGCAAACAGCTGTGATTCAAGAAATGGTGAATCAAAATGTCCTTCCAGAAAATATCTCCATCCCGGCTCTGGAACTGCTGACATTGCCAGACAACCAAGGTGTTGAAGATGCCACGGCTGAGTTGGAGCTTGCTGATGAACTGCGAAGGGATGGATCAGAGCGAGATTCTATTAATCAGGAAGAAGAGAGTGCAGAGTTGCTGGATGACCTCCGAAGTACATCTGATGAGACTCCGGAAGGTTCGCCAAAGAAGAAGCCCCTTAAAGCCTCTAAACCCAAAGGAGATGTCAATGGGGAGCCGTCTGAGGGATTTATGTTTCCATGCCAGCATTGTGAAAGGAAATTTACCACAAAACAAGGGCTAGAGAggcacatgcacatacacattTCCACCGTCAACCATGCGTTTAAATGCCGATATTGCGGAAAGGCATTTGGAACCCAAATTAACCGCAGACGGCACGAGAGACGCCACGAGGCTGGCCCTAAAAGGAAAACACTAATGGTGTCCTCTTCTGGTGAACTTGGACAGTCTCACAAACATATTATAGACTCTCTGAAGTCCAGTGAGGAGTACAGCAGCTCCAGACTGCAATGTAAAATGACTGATTCTGACAGGGAGACCTCCCATTCTGTCCTCTCTGAGGAGAATGGAGAGTCCAGCCGAGAGCTTCACCCATGCAAGTACTGTAAGAAAGTGTTTGGGACTCACACAAACGTGAGGAGACACCAGCGTAGAGTCCATGAACGGCATCTTATCCCGAAGGGAGTGAGGCGAAAAGGACATCTTCTGGAAGATCCACTCCTCCAGGCAGAGCAGTCTCCACAAGTGGAAAACATTTATGTAGCGAGTACAGAAGTAGAGGATGAAGGAGAAGCGGATGACGTCTATATTATGGACATCACCAACAACATCTCTGAGAACCTCACCTACTACATTGACGGCAAGATCCCATCAAGCAGCACAGGTACCAGTTGCGATGTCATAGAAGTGGAGGCAAGCACCACTGAGGTCTTAGGAATCAATTGCTTGCTTACTCCCATCAAGGTTGAAGTTTCACAAAGCTTAAGACCACTGCAGACTGCAACCGATAACCCAAATCCAGCAAGTGACTCTTCCTGCAGTGCGATTTTAGAACCAAAAAAGAGGAGAACTGTCAGCCCTCCTTTActgtcaaaaataaaaactgaagtcGACCTTGAAGCAGTCACTCCTTCCTGCTCCTTGTCAATCCCATTAAGTGTTTCTGTTGGCGATAATTTGCCCTTCCAAAAAGAGAAAAATTTCTATTTGTCTTCAAAACTTAAGCAGCTACTACAGACACAGGAAAGTAGCAAGTCACCTGTGAGTCCCTCATTGTTATCAGAGATCCCAAAGCTGAGCCCAGCTGTATCTTCTATGCCAACGGGACCCAACCGCTTTAAAAGACGCACCGCTTCCCCTCCGAGCTCCCCACAGCACAGCCCTGCTCTAAAGGAATTTGTCAAACAAGAAGGAAAAACCTCTTTCAGTGAAGGACTTGGTCCAAAAATACCAAAGTTGGAAAGTCACAACAGTTCGCCTGCATGGAGTTTGTCTGGTAAAGATGAAAGGGAGAGCCTAAGTCCTTGTTGTGAGGATCTAAAGGTCAATAAAGAGTGGACTTCCAATATATCCTTTGGTAATGTTTGCAACCAGCAACCCTTAGACTTGTCCAGTGGAGTCAAACAGAAATGTGAAGGCAAGGGCCACTCCCAGGTTCCTTGGGAATCTGTGCTTGACCTCAGCATAGGTAGGAAGCCTGTCTGTGATGCTGAAGGAAAGGAGTACAAAGGGAGTAACTTGTGCAttggagtaaaaaagaaaaagcctaCCACATGCATGTTAAAGAAGGTTCTATTGAATGAGTATGATGGTTTAGAGGTGCCGGGTGAAGCAGCTTCACCGCCAGATGCAGTTTTGCTTACCTGTAGAACAGATGAGAGAAGACCTCTACCTGAACTTGTTGCTGGCTCAGGTGGTGATGTTGCTCTTTCTCTGGAAGATGCTTCCCTCACTCCAGCTGAGAGCACCTGTACCCCAGTTTGCCAATCCCCACCTGTCCTGACTCCTTCAGAAGCACCTTCACATTCTCCATCTCCACAGTTTGTGACAGACACTACGTATCCACCACCTCTTCTTGCTACGAATGCTCCTTCCCTCCCGGATTCTTCATGTAGTGTACCACCCACTCCATCATGTCCATCCCCTCTGTCTGCTAGCACACAATCTCCTCTTCCAGTTCTTTCCCGTACGGCATCACCCTCCCAGTCTCTTTCCCCGAACACTGATGATCCTTCTGGTTGTGCGTCACCTGGtcctcctactctgtcctcctcctcatcctcctcatcctcttcttcttcttgtgcTGCCTCATCCTCCTCTTCATCCACCTGTTCATCTCCTCCTCCCTTGTCTGTGGTTTCATCTATTGTATCTCCCTCTTTAAACTCGGAATCCTCAACAATGGTGTTTGTTAAACAAGAGAAACTCGAGGATGAAGCAGCCTCGAAGGACTCCTTCCAGTCAGGTCAGCATGACTCTGAAGGTTTTAATAAGATTTTTGTGTGCAATGTTTGTGAATCCCCCTTTGTGTCTATGAAAGAACTTGCCAAACACCTGGTGGTGCACGCTGAAGAATGGCCCTACAAATGTgaattttgtgtgcagcttttcaGAGACGCTTCCCATCTTACAGAACATCGCTCTGTGCTTCATGGAGTGGGGAAGATTTTTGTTTGTTCTTTATGCAAAAAGGAGTTTGCTTTTCTTTGTAATTTGCAACAACATCAGCAGGACTTGCATGCCGATAAAGAGTATAGTCATCATGAATTGGAAAGCGGGTCCCTCAGGCCACAGAACTTTACTGACCCAACAAAGGCAACTCTACTCCAAAATCAGAGAATGGATGAGGAACCCATGACTCCAGAGGACGATGGTGAATTAAATGACTCTTCTGAGGAGCTGTACACAACAATTAAGGTTATGGCTTCAGGGGAAAAGTCTAAAGACCCCGATGTACGGATGGGTCTTAATCAGCACTACCCCAGTTTCAAACCACCACCGTTTCAGTATCATAGCAAGAATCCCCTGGCTATCGGTACAACGGCAACAAACTTTACAACCCATAATATTCCACAGACTTTCTCTACAGCTATACGTTGTACGAAATGTGGGAAGGGCGTGGACAATTTGCCTGAGTTACACAAACATATATTAGTGTGCGCATCAGCAAGCGATAAAAAAAGATACACTCCCAAAAAGAACCCCATCCCCCTGAAACAGACTGTGATGCcgaaaaatggtgtaggggttgtGGTTCTTGAACCTGCTGAGAAAAGTTCATTCCGAAGAATGGGCCAACCAAAAAAGCTTAATTTTACCCTGGAAATAAGTAAAATGTCTTCAGGAAAACTCAAACTGAGTGCACTTAAAAGGAAAAACCAGCTCATTCACAAAGCAATATTACAAAAGAATAAGAAGGCCAAGCAAAAGTCAAGTCTACGATTTGGCATGTCTGGTTCTTCTCATGTTTGCCCATACTGCAACCGAGAGTTCACCTACATTAAAAGTCTGGACAAACATGCCTCATTCAGTTGTCCAAAAAAGCCACCCTCTCCGTCTACCAAAAAACAATCTCCTAAACCCCACAAAAAGGCCTCCTATGCCAAGAAACACAAAGCCAGCATTACACGACGCACAGCAGACACTGAGATACAAATGCAAGCAACAGAAGCACATTTGGGGAAAACTCGAGCCAGGAGTGTAGCACCCGTTCCTCCTATCCAGTTACCCACAATTCCTATAAAGACTAAGCAAAGTGTAAAAGCTGCCCCTCAGGCCAAGTCCAAGAAGCAGAACTTGCCCATTGTAAGAAACTCCAGCCCAGTCAGGATATCAAAGAGCCAAGCGGCTCACGatgggaaaaaaacaaagaaaactccCCTTCAGATCCTCCCACCAGCCTTTGGCAAAGCGGCACGAAAGTTACACCTTAAAATGCAAAAGAACAAACTGCAGACCAAGCAGATGGCAAAGAAGAAAAAGATGGACAAGTTCAGTGGGAAATCCCGAGAAAGGACTGGCGGGCCCCGAACCCGCAGCTCTACAGACTTCTCTGACCGAAGAGACGATGGAAAGCAAGACTCCAG GAGTCTGTATTAG